The following are encoded together in the Lathyrus oleraceus cultivar Zhongwan6 chromosome 3, CAAS_Psat_ZW6_1.0, whole genome shotgun sequence genome:
- the LOC127131366 gene encoding uncharacterized protein LOC127131366 produces MNLSVTAGGAVMDKPYDEAYELIENMDQNHFQWGGERVAVEKPTPKGGIYEVNGIDHVNAKVDALNQKIESLAITPAVVVPAITPNCELCGTPGHTNIDCQLLAGVPTDQIKYAQGNPYSNTYNPDWRNHPNFSYKSNNALFPPNPAPVIPPGYQKGAPVAP; encoded by the coding sequence ATGAATTTAAGTGTTACCGCTGGCGGTGCTGTAATGGACAAACCATATGACGAAGCTTATGAACTCATAGAGAACATGGATCAAAATCATTTTCAATGGGGAGGTGAACGTGTTGCTGTAGAAAAACCAACTCCGAAAGGAGGAATATACGAAGTTAATGGCATAGACCACGTCAATGCTAAAGTGGATGCGCTTAATCAAAAAATTGAAAGCTTGGCCATAACACCAGCAGTCGTCGTACCTGCCATAACACCAAACTGTGAATTATGTGGAACCCCTGGGCACACTAATATTGATTGTCAGTTATTGGCTGGTGTTCCCACCGACCAAATAAAATATGCCCAAGGAAACCCATATTCAAACACTTACAATCCTGACTGGAGAAACCATCCAAATTTTTCATATAAAAGTAACAATGCTTTATTTCCACCAAACCCAGCACCTGTTATTCCACCTGGCTATCAGAAAGGAGCCCCAGTTGCTCCATAA